A genomic stretch from Lathyrus oleraceus cultivar Zhongwan6 chromosome 2, CAAS_Psat_ZW6_1.0, whole genome shotgun sequence includes:
- the LOC127122869 gene encoding uncharacterized protein LOC127122869, translating to MGQITQQLDSNSQAPGTLQSGTVTNSREHNNVNAVVIRNALEQIPIYAKFMKDIISKKHSTNIDPIILTEMCSIILQGMKIHVKKKDRGFVTIPCTIGDRKFKKALINLGSSVSLMPLSIYKKLGLGTVQDTRMTLQFADRSVRRPYGIVEDVLVKIYKFVFSVDFVILEIPEDEEIPLILGIPFLETGRCMIDIEEEQ from the exons ATGGGTCAGATAACACAACAGTTAGATTCAAATTCTCAAGCTCCAGGTACCTTGCAAAGTGGTACAGTGACAAATTCGCGTGAGCATAATAATGTTAATGCTGTAGTGATCAGAAATG CTCTAGAACAAATTCCAAtatatgccaaattcatgaaagatATCATATCCAAAAAGCACTCCACAAATATAGACCCAATCATCCTAACTGAAATGTGTAGTATCATTCTCCAAGGTATGAAAATTCATGTGAAAAAGAAAGATAGAGGGTTTGTTACTATTccttgcactattggtgatagaaaattcaagaaggctctgattaATTTGGGATCTAGTGTGAGTTTGATGCCACTGTCCATCTACAAAAAGTTGGGCCTTGGAACCGTTCAAGACACTAGAATGACGCTTCAGTTTGCCGATCGCTCAGTTAGGCGACCCTATGGAATCGTGGAAGATGTTCTGGTAAAGATATATAAGTTTGTATTTTCGGTTGACTTTGTCATTCTTGAGATACCTGAAGATGAagagattcctctcatattgggcaTACCATTTTTAGAAACAGGACGGTGTATGATAGACATAGAGGAGGAACAATGA